GAGCCTGGCGAGCCGGTCGACGCAGGCGAGGTCCGGCCGTTGCGTCATCTCCCCGACGCACAGCTCCGTCCCATCCTCGGCGACGACGACGAGCGTCGCGATCGGCTCCATGCCACCTCAGACGCCACGAGCCACCGAAACTCACCGGTGACCGGACAGGCCACCGATGATTCTGCGCGCGGCGTGCCGTCTGTGAGGGCATGACCCCTTCCCCCTCCGCGTTCGTCCTCGTCCCCGGAGCCGGCGGCGACGGCTGGTACTGGTCGCGCGTCGTGCCGTTGCTGCGCGCGGCCGGGCGCGATGCCGTCGCCGTCGACCTCCCCGCCGGGGACGAGGACGCCGGGCTGGACGACTACGCCGACGCGATCCTCGAGGCGATCGGCGACCGCCGCGACGTCGCGCTGGTCGCGCAGTCGATGGGTGCGTTCAGCGCGCCGGTGGCGGCCGCCCGGTCCGGCGGCGCGGTCGTCCGGCTGGACCTGACGTGCCCGATGATCCCCGCGCCGGGCGAGTCGGGGAGCGCCTGGTGGTCGGCGTCCGGGCACTCGGCGGCCTACGCCGCGGCCGAGCGCGCCGCCGGCCGCGACCCCGACGCGCCGTTCGACGAGCGCACCACGTTCTTCCACGACATCGCCGACGACGTCACGACCGAGGCCTACGAGCGCCCGCAGCAGGACGAGTCGGGCGCGTCGTTCTCGGAGCCGTTCCCGCTCGACGCGTGGCCGGAGGACATCCCGACCCGCGTCCTGCTCGGCCGCGGCGACCGCCTGTTCCCCTACACCTTCATGCAGGACCTGACGCGCACGCGGCTGGGCGTCGAGGCCGATGCCATCGACGCCGGCCATCTCGCCTCGCTCTCCAGGCCGCGCGACGTGGCGGCCTGGTTGTTGAAGGACTAGCCCCCGGCGACGGCCGGGAGGATCTGGACCTCGCCGCCGTCCTTGACGGCGGTGTCGAGGCCGTCGCCGAAGCGGACGTCCTCGCCGTCGACGTAGACGTTGACGAAGCGGCGCAGGCCGCCGTCGCCGTCGGAGATCGAGTCCTTCAACTCGGGGTGCGACGCGTACACGGACTGCAGGACGGCGCCGACGGTCGCGCCCTCGGCCTCCAGCCTGCCCGCGCCGCCGGCGGCGGCGCGCAGCTGGGTCGGGAGCTTGACGGTGACGGCCATCAGGCGCCGACCCCGCTCAGCACGGTGTTCTCGAAGTCGGAGAACTTCGGCTCGATCTCGTGGGCATGGAACGTGTCGCGGACCGCGTCGAGCGTCTTGAGGCCGTCGCCGGTGATGACGAGCACGACGCGCTCCTCCGGGTCGATGTCGCCGCGGTCGGCGAGCTTGGCGAGCGTCGCGGTGGTCACGCCGCCGGCGGTCTCGGTGAAGATGCCGGTCGTCTCGGCCAGCAGGCGGATGCCCGCCTTGATCTCCTCGTCGGTGACGCTGTCGACGCTGCCGCCGGTGTTGTTGGCCAGCTCGACCGCGTACGGGCCGTCGGCCGGGTTGCCGATCGCCAGCGACTTGGCGATCGTGTCCGGCTTGACCGGCTTGCAGACGTCGGTGCCCGCGGCGAACGCGGTGGCGACCGGCGAGCAGCCCAGGGCCTGGGCGCCGTTCATCGTCGGCGCGTCGCCCTCGATCAGGCCGAGGTCACGCCACTCGTCGAAGCCCTTGGCGATCTTGGTGTACAACGACCCGGACGCGATCGGCGCGACGACGCGGTCCGGCGTGCGGAACCCGAGCTGCTCGGCGATCTCGTAGGCCAGGGTCTTGGACCCCTCGGCGTAGTACGGGCGCATGTTGACGTTGACGAACGCCCACGACTCCTGCTCGCCGGAGATCTCGGTGCAGAGCCGGTTGACGTCGTCGTAGTTGCCCCTGATCTTCACCAGGTTGGTGCCGTAGACGCCGGTCGCGAGGATCTTCTGCTCCTCGAGGTTGCTCGGGATGAAGACGTAGGACGGCATCCCCAGCGCGGCGGCCGCGGCGGCCACGGCGTTGGCGAGGTTGCCGGTCGAGGCGCAGGCCAGCGTGTCGAAGCCGAGCTCACGCGCGCGGGCGGCGGCGACCGAGACCACGCGGTCCTTGAACGAGTGCGTGGGGTTGTGCGCGTCGTTCTTGACCCAGACCTCCTTGAGGCCCAGGCGCTCGGCGAGGCGGTCGGCGCGCACGAGCGGCGTGCAGCCGGCGGGCAGGCCGACGCGCGACAGGACCTTGGCGCTCGGGCCGGGCTGGCCGTCGACGAGCGGCAGGAAGTCGACGTAGCGCCAGATGTTCTGCGGGCCGGAGGTGATCCGGCGCTTCAGCGAGGCGACGTCGTCGGCCAGCGCGCTGTGGTCGTACTTGACCTCGAGCGGGCCGAAGCACTTCGAGCAGACGTACTGCGCGGTGAGCTCGTACTCGGTGCCGCACTCGCGACAGGCAAGGTTGGTGACAGCCATTGGGGAACCCCTGTTCTTCGTCGATGGTCCTTGTGTGACGAAGAAGTTGGCTTCCTACGCCACACGTCTCCAGGAATTGGCACCTTCCCGCACGAATGCGGGGGTTGCCGGGGTTTCATCGGGCCAGTCCCTCCACCCCTCTGGACGTGTACAGCTATGTGGTCGGAACGATAGCAAGCCAACTTGAGGCTGCAAATCCCCATGTCGCAGCGCGGTTCCGGCTGGTCGGACGGTAGACTAAGAGGCGTTGTGATCCCGACCGTCGACGAGCCCTTCAGTCCGTATGCCGAGGCTTCCCCGCCCGCCTCTGCGTCGTGCTGCCCGCTCTCGAACGGACGGGCTCACGCAGGTCGTAGAGCCTGAGACGCCGAACGTCGAGTCCGTCGAGGCCGACGGGCTGCGCTGGTTCAACATCGAGCGCCCGCGGCAGATCGACCGCGCCTGGCTGGAAGAGCACTTCGACTTCCACCCGCTGGACTACGAGGACGTCTTCTCGCGCAACCAGCGCCCGAAGGTCGACGAGTACGACGGCTACCTGTTCGTCGTCCTGCACTTCCCGGTCTACGACAAGCGCGTCAACCGGCTCAACGCGGCCGAGCTCGACATCTTCGTCGGGCCGGACTTCCTGATCACGCTGCCCAACGAGGCGCTTGCGCCGCTGCAGTACGTCTTCGACCGCTGCCAGAACAACGAGGACGTCCGCGAGGACATGTTCAGCAAGGGCGCCGGCTACTTGTTGTACAAGGTGGTCGACGCGTGCGTGGACGCCTCGTTCCCGATGCTGCGCAAGATGGGGCTCAAGCTCGAGCGGCTCGAACAGGCCATCTTCGACGAGGAGGCCAACCGCGAGATCGTGCGCGACCTCTCCAACGCGAAGCAGGAGATCATCAACTTCCGCAAGATCGTCCGGCCGCAGCGCGCGGCGCTCCGCGACCTCGAGCGCACCAAGCGCTACGTCACGGGCGAGCTGGACATCTACTTCGACGACATCAACGACGCGTCCGAACGCGTCTGGGACATGTTGGAGAACTACCGCGAGGTCATCGAGGGACTCGAGACCACGAACGAGTCGGTGCTCTCGCACCGCCTGAACGACTCGATCCGGGTGCTGACCGCGTTCAGCGTGATCATGCTGCCGCTGACGCTGATCGCGTCGGTGCTGGGCATGAACGTCGGCGTCCCGGGCCAGGGCTCGATCCACGCGTTCTGGATCACGATCGCGGTGATGCTCGGCGTGCTCGTCGGGATGATCTGGTGGTTCCGCGATCGGGGCTGGTTGTAGGACTTGCGGTCCGCGCTAGCGTCCGGAGGCATGGACGCTGGTGTTGCTTACTTCCCGACGCACGACGGGCTCCAGCCCGCCGAGATCGCGCGACTTGTAGAAGAACGTGGCCATCGGTGGCTGATGTGGGCCGAGCACACGCACATCCCGGCGTCGCGGCTGACGCCGTGGGGCGGGTTCGAGGGCGCGCCGCCG
The sequence above is a segment of the Conexibacter woesei Iso977N genome. Coding sequences within it:
- a CDS encoding alpha/beta fold hydrolase — protein: MTPSPSAFVLVPGAGGDGWYWSRVVPLLRAAGRDAVAVDLPAGDEDAGLDDYADAILEAIGDRRDVALVAQSMGAFSAPVAAARSGGAVVRLDLTCPMIPAPGESGSAWWSASGHSAAYAAAERAAGRDPDAPFDERTTFFHDIADDVTTEAYERPQQDESGASFSEPFPLDAWPEDIPTRVLLGRGDRLFPYTFMQDLTRTRLGVEADAIDAGHLASLSRPRDVAAWLLKD
- a CDS encoding ubiquitin-like small modifier protein 1, which codes for MAVTVKLPTQLRAAAGGAGRLEAEGATVGAVLQSVYASHPELKDSISDGDGGLRRFVNVYVDGEDVRFGDGLDTAVKDGGEVQILPAVAGG
- the thrC gene encoding threonine synthase is translated as MAVTNLACRECGTEYELTAQYVCSKCFGPLEVKYDHSALADDVASLKRRITSGPQNIWRYVDFLPLVDGQPGPSAKVLSRVGLPAGCTPLVRADRLAERLGLKEVWVKNDAHNPTHSFKDRVVSVAAARARELGFDTLACASTGNLANAVAAAAAALGMPSYVFIPSNLEEQKILATGVYGTNLVKIRGNYDDVNRLCTEISGEQESWAFVNVNMRPYYAEGSKTLAYEIAEQLGFRTPDRVVAPIASGSLYTKIAKGFDEWRDLGLIEGDAPTMNGAQALGCSPVATAFAAGTDVCKPVKPDTIAKSLAIGNPADGPYAVELANNTGGSVDSVTDEEIKAGIRLLAETTGIFTETAGGVTTATLAKLADRGDIDPEERVVLVITGDGLKTLDAVRDTFHAHEIEPKFSDFENTVLSGVGA
- a CDS encoding magnesium transporter CorA family protein, whose translation is MPRLPRPPLRRAARSRTDGLTQVVEPETPNVESVEADGLRWFNIERPRQIDRAWLEEHFDFHPLDYEDVFSRNQRPKVDEYDGYLFVVLHFPVYDKRVNRLNAAELDIFVGPDFLITLPNEALAPLQYVFDRCQNNEDVREDMFSKGAGYLLYKVVDACVDASFPMLRKMGLKLERLEQAIFDEEANREIVRDLSNAKQEIINFRKIVRPQRAALRDLERTKRYVTGELDIYFDDINDASERVWDMLENYREVIEGLETTNESVLSHRLNDSIRVLTAFSVIMLPLTLIASVLGMNVGVPGQGSIHAFWITIAVMLGVLVGMIWWFRDRGWL